The segment CATCTTCAAGCCCATCGACCCCGAGGCGCTGGAGGCCTTCGTCTGCCAGCCCGGCTGAGCCGGGACGAAAGCCTCAGCCCGCCGCGCGGCGGCCGAAGCCCAGCAGCTGGTAGAGCAGCAGCGCCGCGAAGGTCGAGGTGCCGATGCCGCCCAGCGAGAAGCCGCCCAGCGTCACGGTAAAGTCGCCGGCGCCGAAGATCAGCGCCACGCCGACGGTGAACAGGTTCCTCGGGTCCGAGAAATCCACCCGGTTGTCCACCCAGATCCGCGCCATGGCCGAGGCGATCAGGCCGAAGACCGAAACCGCCAGTCCCGCCAGCACCGGCGCCGGGATGGTCTGCAGCATGGCGCCGAATTTCGGCGACAGGCCCAGCAGGATGGCGATGGCCGCGGCAAGGGGAAAGATCAGCGTCGAATAGACCTTGGTCATCGCCATGACGCCGATATTCTCGGCATAGGTGGTGACGCCGGTGCCGCCTCCGGCGCCGGCCAGCATCGTCGCCAGCCCGTCGCCCAGGAAGCCCCGGCCGATATAGCGGTCCATGTTCCGCCCGGTAATGGCGCCCAAAGCCTTGATATGACCAAGATTCTCGGCCACCAGCACCACGGCGACCGGGGCGATCAGCCCGATGGCGCCCCAGTCGAAGCGCGGCGCGGTGAAATGCGGCAGACCGAACCAGGGCGCCGCGGCGACGGCCGCGAAGTCGATGCCGGGCACCAGGCCCATCCCGTTGCCAAGGATCAGCACCAGCGCATAGCCGAAGATCAGCGCGATCAGCACCGCGACGCGGCTGGTGGCCTGCCGGCCGTAGACCGAGACCGCGGCCATGCACAGCACCGTCGCCAGGGCGATGCCCAGATGGGCGAAGCTGCCGGCCAGCTGCTTGACCGCCACCGGTGCCAGGTTCAGTCCGATGGCCATGCCGATGGCGCCGGTCACCGCCGGCGGCATCAGCTTCTCGACCCAGCCCGAGCCGATG is part of the Paracoccus sp. TOH genome and harbors:
- a CDS encoding solute carrier family 23 protein, whose translation is MGYFPDWRRATGATVLPDEKLPLAAAVPMSLQHLLAMSGSTILAPLIMGFDPNVAVFFSGIGTLLFFVITGGRVPSYLGSSFAFIAVIMAATGFAGGGPNPNIAVALGGIIAAGLLYALIGLVVMAIGSGWVEKLMPPAVTGAIGMAIGLNLAPVAVKQLAGSFAHLGIALATVLCMAAVSVYGRQATSRVAVLIALIFGYALVLILGNGMGLVPGIDFAAVAAAPWFGLPHFTAPRFDWGAIGLIAPVAVVLVAENLGHIKALGAITGRNMDRYIGRGFLGDGLATMLAGAGGGTGVTTYAENIGVMAMTKVYSTLIFPLAAAIAILLGLSPKFGAMLQTIPAPVLAGLAVSVFGLIASAMARIWVDNRVDFSDPRNLFTVGVALIFGAGDFTVTLGGFSLGGIGTSTFAALLLYQLLGFGRRAAG